In Nocardioides jishulii, the DNA window CGAGGTCTACCACTCGCTCAAGTCGGTGCTGAAGAAGCAGGGCCTGGCCACCGCCGTCGGTGACGAGGGTGGCTTCGCCCCCAACCTGTCGTCCAACCGCGCCGCGCTGGACCTCATCTCCACGGCCATCGAGTCCGCCGGTCTCAAGGTCGGCACCGACATCGCGCTGGCGCTCGACGTCGCCGCGAGCGAGTTCTTCACCGACGGCGCCTACACCTTCGAGGGTCAGCAGAAGTCGGCCGCCGAGATGAGCGCCTACTACGCCGAGCTCGTCGCCGCCTACCCGATCGTCTCGATCGAGGACCCGCTCGACGAGGAGGACTGGGAGGGCTGGAAGACCCTGACCGACCAGATCGGCGCCCAGACCCAGCTCGTCGGCGACGACCTCTTCGTCACCAACGTCGAGCGCCTGCAGCGCGGCATCGCCGGTGGCCAGGCCAACGCCATGCTGGTGAAGGTCAACCAGATCGGTTCGCTCACCGAGTCGCTCGACGCCGTCGACCTCGCGCACCGCGCCGGCTACCGCAACATGATGTCGCACCGCTCCGGCGAGACCGAGGACACCACGATCGCCGACCTCGCCGTCGCCACCAACTGCGGCCAGATCAAGACCGGTGCCCCGGCCCGCTCCGAGCGCGTTGCCAAGTACAACCAGCTCCTGCGCATCGAGGACCACCTCGGCGACGCCGCGCGCTACGCCGGTGCGGCCGCGTTCCCGCGTTTCAAGGGCTGATCGGGGGACAATCGTCTCCTGATGACGCAACGACGTACGTCCCCCACTCCCGGGGGTAGCCGGCGACCCGGCCAGCGGGGTGCATCCCCGCGGGCACGGGTCGCCGTGTCGTCTCGCGGCGAGTCCGCCAGCGAGTCCACCGGCAGCGGTCCCGGGCGCAGCTCCGCCGCGGCTCGCGGACCGCGTACGGTGGCCAGCCGGCCGCCGCAGCCGCCGGGCACCCGCTTCACCAGCCGGGCGGCGATCCTGCTGCTCGTGGTGCTGGTCCTCGGCGTCTCGTACGCCTCCTCCCTGCGCGCCTACCTCGACCAGCGCGCCACGATCGAGAGCACGAAGGCCGAGATCGCGCAGTCGGAGAAGGCGATCGCCGAGCTGGAGCGCGAGAAGCGCCGCTGGTCCGACGACGCCTACGTGAAGGCCCAGGCCCGCCAGCACCTCGGCTACCTGATGCCGGGCGAGACCGGCTACCAGGTGCTCGACGAGAACGGGGAGCCGCTCGACAGCGTCGCGGCGCTCGCCGATCCCGACGAGGTCATCAAGGAGGAGCCGGTGGCGTGGTGGGAGACTGTGTGGACCTCGGTCGAGCTGGCGGGCAACCCGCCCCCGGCCCGGCCCACCGCCCCGAAGGTCATCGACGGCGTGAAGAAGAACGAGCAGGAGAAGCAGTGATCGAGCAGGCCGACGTCGAGGCGATCGAGCAACAGCTGGGCCGTACGCCCCGCGGGATCGCCGAGGTGGGCCACCGCTGCCCCTGCGGCAACCCCGACGTGGTGACCACCGAGCCGCGTCTGCCAGGAGGCACGCCGTTCCCCACGACCTACTACCTGACGTGCCCCAAGGCCGCCTCGAAGATCGGGACGCTGGAGGGGAGTGGCCTGATGAAGGAGATGCAGGAGCGCCTGGGCGCCGACCCGGAGCTGGCGGCCGCCTACCGGCGGGCCCACGAGCGCTACCTCGCGGCGCGGGCCGAGATCGGCGCCGCGGCCGGGCTCGACGTGCCCGAGATCGAGGGGATCTCCGCCGGCGGCATGCCCGACCGCGTGAAGTGCCTGCACGTGCTCGCCGGCCAGTCGCTGGCCCAGGGACGTGGCGTCAACCCGCTGGGCGACGAGGTCCTCGACCTGCTGGGCGAGTGGTGGGCCGACGGCCCCTGCGTCGGGTCGTGTGACGCCGACGCTCCCGCCCAGGAGTGACGCGGTGGCGACCATCGCCCGCCATCGACTGCGGCACCAACACGATCAAGCTGCTGATCGGCGACCTGCCGCAGGTGGCCGTGCGCCAGACCCGCATGGTCCGCCTGGGTCAGGGCGTCGACGCCACCGGCGAGCTGCACCCGGACGCCCTGGAGCGCGCCTTCGCGGCGCTCGACGAGTACGCGGTGCTCATCGCCGAGCACGGGGTCACTCCCGACCGCATCCGCTTCTGCGCCACCTCCGCGACCCGGGACGCCTCCAACGCAGCGGTCTTCGCGGAGGGCGTCCAGGCCCGGCTCGGTGTCCGTCCCGAGGTCATCCCGGGGGCGGAGGAGGCGCAGCTGGCCTACTCCGGCGCCATCCGCGGGCTGGCCGGCGAGGTCGCCCACCCCGTGCTGGTCATCGACATCGGTGGCGGCTCCACCGAGCTGATCCTCGGCGACGCCGACGGCCCGGTGGCCGCGCACTCGGCCGACATCGGCTCGGTGCGTCTGGCTGAGCGTCACCTGCACTCCGACCCGTCCGCGCCGGACGAGGTCGCCGCCTGCGTGGCCGACATCGAGGCGGCCCTCGACGCTGCCGAGGCAGCCGGCGTCGACATCTCCGCGGCCACCACCGTGGTCGGCATCGCGGGCACCTGCACCACGATCGCAGCGGGCGTGCTGATGCTTCCGGCGTACGACGCCGACGCGGTCGACCACGCCGTCCTCCCGGTGGCCTCCGCGCGGGAGTTCTGCGCCGACCTGGTGGCCGCCACGACGGCCGAGCGGCGGGCGCTGCCCTTCATGCACCCGGGTCGCGCCGACGTGATCGACGCCGGCGCGCTGATCATGGACCGGATCCTGGCGCGGGTGAGCGTGGACACCTGGACGGTGTCGGAGGCGGACATCCTCGAGGGAATTGCCTGGTCGGTCCACCGACGAGTGGGTTGAGTCGGTCCACCGACGAGTGGGTTGAGTCGGTCCACCGACGAGTGGGCTGACGCCGTCCGGGGCAGGGTGGTGGGGTGAGCGTCCCGTTGCCGCACCCCCTCACGGGTGAACTCTTCGAGTCGCCGGTCCCGCCGGGCACCGGGTGGCCGGAGGATCCTGCGTCGGCCGACACGCCGGTCGCCCGTTCGGCCGAGGACGTACGCCGCCTGGCCGCGACGGCTGGCCTGGCCGAGGTCGAGGCACAGGTGAGCGTCTGCGCCGCCTGCCCGCGGCTCGTCGCGTGGCGCGAGACGGTGGCGCAGGAGAAGCGGACGTCCTTCGCCGACCAGCCCTACTGGGGGCGGCCGATCCCGGGCTGGGGCGACCCGGAGGCGCGGATCCTCATCGTGGGTCTGGCGCCCGCCGCCAACGGCGGCAACCGGACCGGGCGGGTCTTCACCGGCGACCCGAGTGGCGACTGGCTCTTCGCCAGCCTGCACCGGGTGGGCCTGGCGGCGCAGGCGACGTCGGTGCATGCCGGCGACGGTCAGCGCCTGGCGGGAGCGCGGATGGTGGCGCGGGTGCGGTGCGCGCCGCCGCAGAACAAGCCGACGCCGGCAGAGCGCGACGCCTGTGCACCGTGGATCGACCGGGAGATCGCCCTGCTGCGTCCCACGGTGCGGGTCGTCGTGGCGCTCGGGGCCTACGGATGGGGTGGTGCTCTCGACGCCCTGGCGGGAGGCGGGGTGTCGCTGCCGAGGCCGCGCCCCAGCTTCGGTCACGGACACGAGGTCGAGCTGGACGGCATCACCCTGATCGGTTGCTTCCATCCCTCGCCACACAACACCTTCACGCGCCGGCTGACCCCGCAGATGACCGACGAGGTGTTCCTCCGGGCCCGCGAGCTGGCCGGGATCCCCGCAGAGACATGAGGGGCCGGGGTGAACATCGCGAAAAGGATGGACGCACTGGTTCCTCGGGGATGAGCATGTGACCCATGCCCCTGAAGGACTCACTGCTCGCCGTCCTCGTGGCCATCATCTGGGGCGTCAACTTCGTCGTCATCGAGCGTGGGCTCGAGGACGTCCCGCCGTTGCTCTTCCTGACGATGCGGTTCGTCCTGGTCGCACTGCCGGCGATCTTCCTCGTCGCCCGCCCACCGGTGCCGTGGCCACTCGTGGTCCAGGTCGGCCTCTTCATGAGCCTGGGCCAGTTCGGGCTGCTCTACACCGCGATCGCCCTGGGCATGCCGCCCGGCCTGGCCTCGCTCGTCCTCCAGGCACAGGTCGTGCTGACCGTGGTCTTCGCCGCGGTCCGCCTGCACGAACGACCGAGCGGGCGCCAGCTCGTGGGCGTCATCCTCGGCGCAGTGGGCCTGGGGGTGGTGGCGCTGGGGCGCAGTGCGGCGACGCCCGGCCTGGCCCTCCTCCTGACGCTGGCGGCGGCGACCTCCTGGGCGTGCGGCAACGTGGTCGCGCGCC includes these proteins:
- the eno gene encoding phosphopyruvate hydratase, translated to MAAIEAVGAREILDSRGNPTVEVEILLEDGSFGRAAVPSGASTGAFEAMELRDGTSRYLGKGVGKAVEAVISEIGPAIEGLEADDQRLVDETMIALDGTPNKSKLGANAILGASLATARAAAESAGLPLFRYVGGPNAHLLPVPMMNILNGGAHADTNVDIQEFMIAPIGAATFGEALQQGVEVYHSLKSVLKKQGLATAVGDEGGFAPNLSSNRAALDLISTAIESAGLKVGTDIALALDVAASEFFTDGAYTFEGQQKSAAEMSAYYAELVAAYPIVSIEDPLDEEDWEGWKTLTDQIGAQTQLVGDDLFVTNVERLQRGIAGGQANAMLVKVNQIGSLTESLDAVDLAHRAGYRNMMSHRSGETEDTTIADLAVATNCGQIKTGAPARSERVAKYNQLLRIEDHLGDAARYAGAAAFPRFKG
- a CDS encoding FtsB family cell division protein translates to MSSRGESASESTGSGPGRSSAAARGPRTVASRPPQPPGTRFTSRAAILLLVVLVLGVSYASSLRAYLDQRATIESTKAEIAQSEKAIAELEREKRRWSDDAYVKAQARQHLGYLMPGETGYQVLDENGEPLDSVAALADPDEVIKEEPVAWWETVWTSVELAGNPPPARPTAPKVIDGVKKNEQEKQ
- a CDS encoding DUF501 domain-containing protein, translating into MIEQADVEAIEQQLGRTPRGIAEVGHRCPCGNPDVVTTEPRLPGGTPFPTTYYLTCPKAASKIGTLEGSGLMKEMQERLGADPELAAAYRRAHERYLAARAEIGAAAGLDVPEIEGISAGGMPDRVKCLHVLAGQSLAQGRGVNPLGDEVLDLLGEWWADGPCVGSCDADAPAQE
- a CDS encoding Ppx/GppA phosphatase family protein, translated to MTRWRPSPAIDCGTNTIKLLIGDLPQVAVRQTRMVRLGQGVDATGELHPDALERAFAALDEYAVLIAEHGVTPDRIRFCATSATRDASNAAVFAEGVQARLGVRPEVIPGAEEAQLAYSGAIRGLAGEVAHPVLVIDIGGGSTELILGDADGPVAAHSADIGSVRLAERHLHSDPSAPDEVAACVADIEAALDAAEAAGVDISAATTVVGIAGTCTTIAAGVLMLPAYDADAVDHAVLPVASAREFCADLVAATTAERRALPFMHPGRADVIDAGALIMDRILARVSVDTWTVSEADILEGIAWSVHRRVG
- a CDS encoding uracil-DNA glycosylase; the encoded protein is MSVPLPHPLTGELFESPVPPGTGWPEDPASADTPVARSAEDVRRLAATAGLAEVEAQVSVCAACPRLVAWRETVAQEKRTSFADQPYWGRPIPGWGDPEARILIVGLAPAANGGNRTGRVFTGDPSGDWLFASLHRVGLAAQATSVHAGDGQRLAGARMVARVRCAPPQNKPTPAERDACAPWIDREIALLRPTVRVVVALGAYGWGGALDALAGGGVSLPRPRPSFGHGHEVELDGITLIGCFHPSPHNTFTRRLTPQMTDEVFLRARELAGIPAET
- a CDS encoding EamA family transporter → MPLKDSLLAVLVAIIWGVNFVVIERGLEDVPPLLFLTMRFVLVALPAIFLVARPPVPWPLVVQVGLFMSLGQFGLLYTAIALGMPPGLASLVLQAQVVLTVVFAAVRLHERPSGRQLVGVILGAVGLGVVALGRSAATPGLALLLTLAAATSWACGNVVARRVGPSSGLSMTVWSALVVPVPLFGLSLLVEGPHEVAAALTHLSWEALASTAYTAVLASWVGYGLWNSLLGRHRASAVVPFTLLVPPVGMTAAWLVKGEVPNAAEAVGGALLLAGVAAVALGGGGRTRATPGAASNAGPAHRTAGVG